The nucleotide window CATAGTCGGACGAGAGGGCCGCCTCCACGCCAGAGCGCCCGTCCGCGGCCTTGTCGACCTCGTAGCCCTCGTGACGGAGCTCGAGCTCGACAAAGCGCGCGATCTTCTCTTCGTCCTCTACGACCAGGATCCTAGTCATTGCCGGTAAGGTCCCTCTTGATCGTCTCGGCGGCATCGGCCGCTTTGTCCATCGCGCCGTTGAGGTCCACGGTCACGCTCCTCACCCCCTCGAAACGGTAGCGCAGGCCAAGGAAGAGGCCGATGATGACCAGCCAGATAGTCGCACCCCACAGCAGGATGCCCAAGAGCATGACGAGCACGGGGACGGAGAGGACTTGCCTGCCGTTACGCTCGGCCACGAAGCTGGTTTCTACGCTCTTGCGCAGGAGGTCCTTGATGACCCCCATCGCCGAGTGCACGTGCTCCCAGAAGTCGGTCCGCTTGGCGGATTCCTGGTAGGCCTCCTGGGCTGCGCGCATCTCGTCCGAGACGGGCTGCTGCGCCGTGGAGTTGGTGGAGCAGTGCGCACTCTGGGTCCTCGCCTTGCCGGAGCGCTCCAACCAGATGATCGCATCCAGCACGTCATCGCCGTTGGCGTCGAGCGCCCCCTTAGCGTCCTCATAGCTGACGTCGCACTTCTCGCGGATGAGTTCGACCTTCTCGAGTCTTTCCATGGCCATGGGTCCCTTCGGTGCCGCGGGGCGCCCCTCGCCCCTGTCGCGTCGTATGGTCTCACTCGCAGATTAAGCGCTCCTTGCGCCCGGGTTAAGCCTTGCCGGAGTTTGCATGCACGCTCGTGCCCGAGCCGCCCGCACCCGAGCCGTCCCTACCCGCACCCCCGAGGGGATTCGCCAGGGCCAACTGGTGCAGGCCCCGCAGCGTGAGCGTGGGGTCGACCGCCACCTCGTGGGACACCAGACCTGCAAGCTCCCCCGCATACTCCCCCGTCACGACCACCGGCGCCTCGTAACCCAGGCTGCCGAACACGCGGTCGAGCAGGCCATCGATGCGTGCGACCTCGCCGAGCACCACGCCTGACTGCATGGCCTCGCGCGTCGAGCGGCCGACGACCTCGCGCGGTGGTCGAATCTCGATCATGGGGAGCCGTGCCGCGGCCTGGTCGAGCGCACGCGCGCACAGGGCGAGGCCCGGTGCGATGATGCCCCCGGCAAAGGTGCCGGAACGGTCCACGACCTCCATGTTCATCGTCGTTCCGAAGTCAACGACGATCACGGGCGCGCCGTAGCGCCTTCGGGCGGCAAGCACGTCGGCCAGGCGGTCCGAACCCACCTCGGAGGGGTCGCGGTAGCGCAGTGCGATGCCCGTGCGCACCCCTGGGCCGACCACGAGCGGACGTGGGCCTCCCAGCCGGTCGAGCGCAAGGCGCCACGGTTCCATCAGCACGGGAACCACGCAGGAGAGGACCGCGCGGACGGGCGGGGCGCCCGTCTGGCCACAGAGGCCCGTCAGCACATGGATGGCCTGCAGGTAGGCCTCGTCGGACGTGAGGCGCGCCGGGGTCGTCAGCGTAAGCGTCGAGAGGGGCTCCGCCTCCGCGGCCGCCGAAGCGGCGAAGAGGCCGAACCCCGTCGTGGTGTTGCCCACGTCCACGGCAAGCACCTGCCAGGGCCCATCCCGCACGACCCCGCCTTCCGCAACGGCCATGGACACCATCCTCCCTCGCCCGCGCCTGCGCCTCCGCCTGCCTATACTGTAGCAAGTTCGCCGTGCCCGTCCGACGCGGCGGACGTCCGGTAACCCGACTCCCCACAAGGGGGAGCGGATATACGTTAGGAGCACGCACATGGACAAACCCTCCGGCCACGCCTCGTGGCGTGGTCAGCTCACGTTGCGCGGTGTCGTCATCGGCTGCATTGGCTGCGCCATCATCACCGCCTCCTCCGCCTATACGGCACTGCGCCTGGGAGCCCTCCCCTGGCCCATCGTCTTCGCGGCAGTCGTCTCGCTGTTCTTCCTCAGGCTGCTGGGAAACGCCTCGCTGAGCGAGGCGAACGTCACACATACCATCATGTCCGCGGGGGCCATGGTCGCTGGCGGGCTGGCGTTCACCATCCCCGGCGCCTGGATGCTGGGCTACGTCGACCAGGTTGGCATGGCCCAGATGCTCCTGGTCGCACTTTCGGGCACCCTCATGGGCCTGGTCTGCACGGCGCTCATCCATCGCCACTTCATCGAGGACTCCCAGCTGGAGTTCCCCATGGGCACCTCCGCCGCCGAGACCCTGCGTGCCACCGAGGCCGGCGGCAGGACCGGACGGCAGCTGTTCGCATCCATGGGCGTGGCGGGACTCTACTGCGCGCTGCGCGACGCCCTCGGGGCCATCCCCACCATGCTCTGCGCGCTTCCCATCCCAGGCGTGGGCTTTGGCATCTACAACTCGCCGATGATGCTCTCCGTGGGCTTCTTGGTGGGAAGCACGGCCGTGGCCTTCTGGTTCGCGGGCGGCGTCCTCGCCAACTTCGGCCTCGTCGTGGGAGGCGGCGCACTGGGCCTCTGGGACGCGGCGGGCGCCCAGGGCATCGTCAAGTCCCTGGGCATGGGCCTCATGATGGGCTCGGGGGCGGCAGTCGTCCTCAAGGACATCCTCCCCCAGGCCAGGGCCATCGCATCCGGCCTGAGGTCGGGCGATGAGGGCGCGGCCACGTCGCTGGTGTCGGGCAGGCTGCGCGCGGACGCCGGAATCCTGGGGCTGGCAACGGCCGCCGTCGCGGTCATGGCGTGCCTTGGCCTGGGTCTGGGTCCCCTGCCTTCGATCGCCGTCGTCCTCCTCAGCTTCGTGACCACGATCATGAGCGCGCAGTCCTGCGGGCAGACCGGCATAGACCCCATGGAGATCTTCGGTCTCATCGTCCTTTTGCTGGTGGCCGCCTTCGCGCAGCTTGCCCAGGTCAAGCTGTTCTTCGTGGCCGGCATCGTGGCCGTGGCCTGCGGGCTTGCCGGCGACGTGATGAACGACTTCCGCGCCGGGCACATCCTGGGGACCGACCCGCGCGCACAGTGGCTGGGACAGGCCATAGGCGGCGTGCTGGGCGCCCTCGTCGCGGCGGGCGTGATGGTCGCGCTCGTCACCGCATACGGTCCGGATGCGTTCGGGCCTGGCCGGATGTTCGTCTCGGCCCAGGCGTCCGTCGTGGCCGCCATGGTCGCGGGCATCCCGAGCGTGCCCGCCTTCGTGGCAGGCTTGGCGGCGGGAGTTGCCCTGTACCTTGCGAAGCTTCCGGCCATGATGGTTGGACTGGGTGTCTACCTGCCCTTCTACATGACGCTCACGGCATTTCTTGGATCAGTGGCCAAGCTGGCGTGGGACCGCGTCGCGAGGGCGCGCAGCACGGGCCTGTCAGATGGAGAGCGTACGCGGCGGGAGGCCGACGCCCGGGAAGGTGCCCTGGTGGTGGCCTCAGGCGTCCTGGGCGGCGAATCCATCGTGGGCGTCGTCATCGCGTTCGCGTCGGTCATTGCGAGCCTGATAGGATAGACGAGAGCACGCGAACGAGAGGAGCGCCCGTATGGACGTCACGCAGGCAATCGAGCAGCGCCATTCGGTGCGGCGCTTCACCGACAAGCCCATCGAGGGAGAGGCGCTTGCCGCCCTCGAGGATGCCATCTCCCGGGCAAATGCCGCCTCGGGTCTGCATCTTCAGCTGGTCCGTGACAGTCCCGGGGCGTTTAGGGGCCTCCTGGCGCGCAGAAGGTTCGACAACGTGCAGAACTACGTCGCCTGCATCGGCCCCAAGTCGCCCGACCTGGATGAGCTCTGCGGTTACTTCGGCGAGAAGGTCGTTCTTGCGGCGCAGCAGGCGGGCCTTTCCACCTGCTGGGTTGGCGGGACCTTCGGCAAGCGCAAGGTCAAGGCGGACATCGCCCCGGGAGAGAGGCTCGTGATCGTCATCGCCGTGGGCTATGCCGCCGCCGAGGGATGTCCGCATCGCTCGAAGCCGCTGTCCGAACTCTCGCACACCCACGGCCCCGAGACGCCCGACTGGTTCAGGCGCGGCATGCGTGCGGCGGCCCTTGCGCCCACCGCCATGAACCAGCAGCACTTCCTCTTCACGCTCGGCGCGGACGGCGAGACCGTCACCCGCCGGTCGACGGGCGGCTTCTTCAGCAACGTCGACCTGGGCATCGTGACGCTCCACTTCGAGCTGGCGTCGGGTCACAGCGTCTCGGGGACCGTCCTCGACCGGCGGTGACCGCACGCCCGACCTCGTCGGCGCACTTGCCCCGAGCCTACTCCACGAGGAAGTCGTCGCCCGCAACCGTGAAGTGGCCGCCGCGGTCGACGTGCACGCTGCCCTGGGGCGCGAGGCGCGAGCCCGCCACGTAGGTGCCGTTCGAGGAGCCGAGGTCCCTGATCGTAAGCCCATCGGCATCGGGGCTCACCTCCAGGTGGCGCCTGCTCATGCCGAGGTTGCCGCCAAAATGGAGGTCGCATGTCTCAGACCTCCCGAGCACCGCAGGCTGTCCCGGGACCTGCAGGCGCAGCCCGTCGCGCAGTCGCCTGACAGAGACTGCCGGCGGCGAGGCGATCGCAGGGGCTCCGTTATCGGCCGCAGGAACGGGCCGCATGGCGTCCTGCCGCGTGCCCAGCGAGCCAGAGCCGAGGCTCGACGTGTCGCCCGAGACGGACGGCCGCTCGACCTCATGGGGCACGACTTCGTAGGTCGCCCGGGAGATGCGCCTCGCCATGGGACGGGGAGCCCTCCCCTGGGCGTTTACGCCGAAGAGGTCGAGCGGGTCGAGGGTCGCCCCGTCACGCCCCTGGGCGGCCCGTTGCCCACGGCCAGACTTGGCCGCCTCCGCACAATCATGGCAGCCGCGGCCCAATGGGCTGGAGTCCGACAGTGTGCTGGGGCCCGGCGAGCCTGGGCCTGCCCCAGGCCCAGGCACAGGCGTGCGCTCGTACTCCCCATCGAGGAAGCGGCCGAACTTCTGGGGGGAGAAGACGCTCTGGCGCCGGGCCCAGTCGCCTACCGCGCTCACGTGACGGTGGCTCTCCCCCACGGCCATGCTCACGTGAGCCGACGACCCCAACCACCCGATAAGCTCGAGCGGCGTGGAGTGCTGTGCCTTGACGTAGCCCGAGACGGGGACGAGGACGAAGCGGAGCCTGCCCTCTGGCGTCACGAAGACCCCCTCGGGATCGAACCAGAGCCCGGAGGTGGGGACGTCCTGCGAGACGCACAGCGCCACGACCGAGCAGAGCTGGCGCAGAAGCGACTCGTACTGGGCGGACGAGAGCGGGGCCTTCACGAACTGCGGGAGCTGGACCAGGCCCAGCACATCATAGTTGAGGGTGGCGCCCTTCTCGCACCCCTGGTACCTGAAGGGGAGAAGGCCCTCGCCCGGGCCCTCTGCCAGCCACTCGGAGCGAACGTAGTCAAGGTGCTCCCCGCTGCCAAGCGTCAGGGTCAGCAGCCTGAGTCCACCCTTGAACGACTTCCTGAGCCTCTCCTTCACGTTCCTCCTACACCAACGCCACACGAGTCCCGTTCGCGAGGACTCCGAAGGCGCTCAGCGCTCGTATTGTCTCGTTTGGGTTGAGCAGCTCGCCGGCATCCTCGGCCCCGAGGTCGCAGAGCATGAGGTCCTCCTTGCCGGTCGCCCTCCAGAGTGCCGGCTCCTGTCGCTCCAGGAGGCGCGAGACGAGCGTGGCGGCCTCGGCCACCGTAAGGTCCAGCGGAACCCTGAAGGTATATGCCGCGTGCGTGGGCGCCAGCACCACCTGGAGCTCGATCTTCTCCTTCATGCCTCTCCCCTCCCCGCGCCCCCATGTAGACCCGACGTACGGCGGGCATGAGCACGTCATGGCGAGCAGAACCCGTCGCGGACCGC belongs to Olsenella uli DSM 7084 and includes:
- a CDS encoding nitroreductase family protein, with product MDVTQAIEQRHSVRRFTDKPIEGEALAALEDAISRANAASGLHLQLVRDSPGAFRGLLARRRFDNVQNYVACIGPKSPDLDELCGYFGEKVVLAAQQAGLSTCWVGGTFGKRKVKADIAPGERLVIVIAVGYAAAEGCPHRSKPLSELSHTHGPETPDWFRRGMRAAALAPTAMNQQHFLFTLGADGETVTRRSTGGFFSNVDLGIVTLHFELASGHSVSGTVLDRR
- a CDS encoding type III pantothenate kinase → MAVAEGGVVRDGPWQVLAVDVGNTTTGFGLFAASAAAEAEPLSTLTLTTPARLTSDEAYLQAIHVLTGLCGQTGAPPVRAVLSCVVPVLMEPWRLALDRLGGPRPLVVGPGVRTGIALRYRDPSEVGSDRLADVLAARRRYGAPVIVVDFGTTMNMEVVDRSGTFAGGIIAPGLALCARALDQAAARLPMIEIRPPREVVGRSTREAMQSGVVLGEVARIDGLLDRVFGSLGYEAPVVVTGEYAGELAGLVSHEVAVDPTLTLRGLHQLALANPLGGAGRDGSGAGGSGTSVHANSGKA
- a CDS encoding OPT/YSL family transporter; this translates as MDKPSGHASWRGQLTLRGVVIGCIGCAIITASSAYTALRLGALPWPIVFAAVVSLFFLRLLGNASLSEANVTHTIMSAGAMVAGGLAFTIPGAWMLGYVDQVGMAQMLLVALSGTLMGLVCTALIHRHFIEDSQLEFPMGTSAAETLRATEAGGRTGRQLFASMGVAGLYCALRDALGAIPTMLCALPIPGVGFGIYNSPMMLSVGFLVGSTAVAFWFAGGVLANFGLVVGGGALGLWDAAGAQGIVKSLGMGLMMGSGAAVVLKDILPQARAIASGLRSGDEGAATSLVSGRLRADAGILGLATAAVAVMACLGLGLGPLPSIAVVLLSFVTTIMSAQSCGQTGIDPMEIFGLIVLLLVAAFAQLAQVKLFFVAGIVAVACGLAGDVMNDFRAGHILGTDPRAQWLGQAIGGVLGALVAAGVMVALVTAYGPDAFGPGRMFVSAQASVVAAMVAGIPSVPAFVAGLAAGVALYLAKLPAMMVGLGVYLPFYMTLTAFLGSVAKLAWDRVARARSTGLSDGERTRREADAREGALVVASGVLGGESIVGVVIAFASVIASLIG
- a CDS encoding FHA domain-containing protein, whose translation is MKERLRKSFKGGLRLLTLTLGSGEHLDYVRSEWLAEGPGEGLLPFRYQGCEKGATLNYDVLGLVQLPQFVKAPLSSAQYESLLRQLCSVVALCVSQDVPTSGLWFDPEGVFVTPEGRLRFVLVPVSGYVKAQHSTPLELIGWLGSSAHVSMAVGESHRHVSAVGDWARRQSVFSPQKFGRFLDGEYERTPVPGPGAGPGSPGPSTLSDSSPLGRGCHDCAEAAKSGRGQRAAQGRDGATLDPLDLFGVNAQGRAPRPMARRISRATYEVVPHEVERPSVSGDTSSLGSGSLGTRQDAMRPVPAADNGAPAIASPPAVSVRRLRDGLRLQVPGQPAVLGRSETCDLHFGGNLGMSRRHLEVSPDADGLTIRDLGSSNGTYVAGSRLAPQGSVHVDRGGHFTVAGDDFLVE
- a CDS encoding UBA domain-containing protein translates to MERLEKVELIREKCDVSYEDAKGALDANGDDVLDAIIWLERSGKARTQSAHCSTNSTAQQPVSDEMRAAQEAYQESAKRTDFWEHVHSAMGVIKDLLRKSVETSFVAERNGRQVLSVPVLVMLLGILLWGATIWLVIIGLFLGLRYRFEGVRSVTVDLNGAMDKAADAAETIKRDLTGND